From Argopecten irradians isolate NY chromosome 3, Ai_NY, whole genome shotgun sequence:
aaaccaaagtAACTAAAAAACTTGTATATACTAATTAACGATGATAAACAAGTACCGATGGACATATATATCCTCAAGAGACGTTATACTTTCTGTTTtgtggtgattttttttattgaatttttttttgtgtaattatTATAACTTACATCATGCTTCATGTAACGGACCAGTATTTTTCCCGAATTTCACAGcagattttaatttcaattaatcATACATGTAGGTCCGGGATTTTGGGTCAGTGGTCATTGTATCTGACCGGGGTTCACTAGGTCACCATCTTAGATTTGAACCGAAATGTAACTTTGTTCCTTTTATCGATGTACAACTGTGTACGAACTAAATTttctttgtacattttttttcttgtatgtttttaagaaattgtTTTTGGCTATATACTTGTAAAATCAAAGCAATGGGTTACCCATTGGGAGTTCGATTCATGTACTCTGTGTACGAACGTTTTTAAAATGACAATTATACTATTTAAAATAGGGGTTAAACAAGCCGTTTATATTTACTCAGAGAAGTAATATATGTTGTTTCTAGGTCTAGTTTTGGATgataaaattaaacttttcaCCGTTTTATGCCAATGGAACCTTaaaatttcatagaaaaaataaacaaaaattctATGAAATCCTTGAGTATGTAACAGACATAACCACATCAAAATAGAGCATACCTCAGGAAAAAGATAGATCTTGGTGCTCAAATAATATTAAGTATTGAAATAATATGTTGAACATATTATGACAAGATTAAAATTACACATTAAACAGCTAATGTAAACCATTGTAAAATATTAGTAATAAAGTTACACAGTAAACGACGAATTTAATCCAAAATAAAAAccattgtaaaatatattacaatgtagaACTTTATGAACTTTAACATACTATCTTTGTCTCGGTACGATGAATGATgagaataaataaacaaacaaaaatcctataaacatatacaaatcgtcaacaaacaaaaatcttataaacatatacaaatcGTCAATTTTGGACCCATGTAAATGTTATACATTACAATTTTATACCAATAATGATAGTCTTTCAATTACTTTCTTGCGTGAGTAAACAAGTAACATTGTTTATTATCACATTTTGCAACAGATGGTAAGATAACGTATGATAGTGTAATAATGTAGCtatatgaaatattgaggacctttgccccccattacgtttaATCTTCCTGTGCTACTGTAAAACAGTTTATCATATTCTTCATCGGGTGTACTGAAAAGGCCATATTTACGTTTTCATTCGATGAACTGCTGAAGTGTAATGTAAAACGATGAAGTTTAAATGATCACTCATATATCCATGTGTTAACATACTGTGGTTAGAATAAAGTTACACATAAAACTTAAAAGATAATTCAAAGTAAAGTAAAAAACACTGTAAAATATAGAATGTTACAGCAGAaccttatatacataatatCTTAGTCTTGATACGATGAATGAAgagaaaaaattaacaaaacatcaaatcCTACGGTATTAAGTATTGAAACAATATGTCGACCAAATTATGACAAGATAAAAGTTACACATTAAACGacaaatataaaccaaaattaaaaaaaaaaaaccattgtaaatatatattaaagtagaactttatatacataatatctTTGTCTTGACAAGATGAATGATGagaaaaagtaaacaaataaaaatcatcATGATTTTCCAATGGGTAAAAAATAgcataatataatgtattatgaTTGCTTACAATTGTCTATTCAaggtcaaaaaaaaaaaaaaaaaaaaaaattaaacgaCTTGTGGATAATCAAGAGGCATACACACCGGGTATTGAGCTTGTTATAATTTATAGTTGCCATTtgcatgacattatcaaaaaGGATTCGATGTGTATGCTTTCATTAAGTCGAACCCGGTCAAACAATCGCTCCCAGTGCATActataaacactagtaaacataatggcatGATCATTAGGCGacataaatacattttgaaccTTTTGAACTTACGTAActgaaatgaacatttttttgcatatttggCAAAAAATTACAACCAACACAACATTCTCCGAGTCAACAATATTATCTAAGATTACTAAAGACAAGAAGGATGTATATacactttatacatgtatcaactaAGTTATGTACATACTAAGAAGATATATATAGTCATACAAAATCACAAGTTTAAAGAGCCTTACAAGCTTAATTCTTAGTTAATcaataaacaatttttaaaaaatttcgCTGTCTAGGACTTGTAAACAGAACACGTATTTCTTATTCCATGTTGTCAAATAGTCCTGCCTCTCTACCTTGCCACAACAAAAGAATTTGGTACTGACAATTTACGTTATTgctcattaaaaataaaatccacTGAACATATTTTAGTGGGGCAAGTGTGAACAAACGCTTGtaatgtgccgtatttttcatacctacgaatcaagatgagctttcaATAGGTTATTCATCGTTAAAAACTTTAGATGCACATGTTTTACTTATACAAGTACAAAGAAgagtttaaaattattttggcACTACTGTTAAAGATCATAATAATTACGTCTGTAGTGAAaagaaatgagtacatacgatCAGATAATCAAGCTAAACTGTGGTCTATAATTTCCTTTAACATTGTTACAGTTATTAGCAAGTGATTTCTGCTGGTATGtgttcatctaaacatacataggGCATAAAAATAAACGATGTTCACcgtttaattcatcaaaccttatggttttcgatagattaatgaagaaaaatgacATGTCAACATTtttgcccagttacggcacagaTAACTTTAAGCAAGAAACCAAGGTTTATTTACTTGAAAAAAAGAGACCCCTCTTTTATTCCATATCATTTTTTGTGGGCAAAATGATTTCAATGTCATCTACTCGCAGTTTTTCGAAGCATTTGTCCGCCCGAACTGAAAGAGAGATGTTGAGTGGGATGCCGTCTGCGTCTAACTTTCGTATTTTCTCTTCATCGAAGTTTGAGGACTGAATTGATATAATTTGGACTGTTTCTTTTTCGTAGTCTTCAGGGTCAGGACAAAAAACCACTGACCCGCTGTCTTTCTTGTCAGCAAAAAGATTGCCATCTTTTCCCTGAATAAGGTATCCATTTGTCATATCACAGAGAGGAGTTGTTTCAGAATCGGTATCGCGAAAATAAAAATCTGGAGAATGGATGTAACCCTTGGTTAGTTTTGTCATGGCACCTCTTTTGTAGACAAGGTCGTTTATTTGCATATCTCGCCTCATCGGTACGCAATTGCATAGTTTGCCTTCTTCGTCATAAAAGTTTAAAGAACAGTGTTCCTCTTTTTCCACTTTGATAACAGCAATGTCAGTAGGTAGCTGAAGGCTCGCGATGCATTGGCCAAAACGTTTCGGTTCGTTGTGCGTTTGACTGAAGTAACAAGTAGCGTAATGGCCTTCTTTAAAGTAATGTCCGCTAGTCAGTCCGACGCATACCTCGGTCTTCTCTTCCTGTTTACGATAACATCCTTTCTTCACTGTTCCTTTTTCACACGAAAGGCCAGGCGCAGACTTTGATTTTATCCTTGCACGCGTGACCATTCCAAGAGTACCTGCCATATTGGTAGTCTCATTTATTAACTTGTCCCCCTGTGTTCCGGAGGTTGGTTTGAGAAAGTATTTACAGGCATATACTATCTTTGGTTCATGCTGAAGAGATCTGCAGGCATTCGTCACCTTTTCCACTTGTTCTCTGGTTGTATTTTCGTCGACGAATACCACAAGGCCAGTTGAAAATAAACCAAATGCCAGAACTCCTTGTGTACACAATCTAAATAttagataaaagaaatatactTGACAAGTTGTACCCTCAGTATTTTGCATCATGGTGATTTTAtataatcaatgatattttgatatttaattggCAGATTCAAATGACCCGATAAAACCAGCAGGTCGTTTTAAGTGAATGTGCATGTATACTCATTGGTGTAAGTAGCTATATTTCAGTTTTGTTTCTACATTAAAactgtatatttaattatacattaattacatatttgaCAGTTTTACCACAATTGTTTAATATACATTATTCTGTGAGCATGAATGAGAACGAAACATTATCGATATGCTTACTTGATTAATGCCGAAGATACTTCGTCCGGGATTTTTCCTGCATTTGCTGATGCCAATCCATTGTTTGATGACCTATTAAGGAGAGCCAAGGCAGCCTGCTCAATCTGTTGTATCGATTCTTTGCCATACCTCGTTCTTGATCTTGCCAATTCATGTATATGGCGTACCATGTTCTCTGCATAGGAAAATAAGGGTCCGGAAAGAAAATCAGTCAGACATTTTCTTAATCCCTTTTCGGTCATTTCACATTCTATCTCACGGACATCTTTTTTGGGTTGCTGTGGGTGCGGTGGCTTTGCAGAAGCacgaataatattttttgcctGAAACAATGatacaaattgtttttacaggccctcttggcctcttgttggagataaaaaatagaaataattagacatatatatacacaacaacaattaatgttcaaatgatataaaaataatcttcCCCGATATAACAAAATCCAATGTTTTTCATTAATTGAATGGTGTTACATGAATCAGGACCCTAGTGTCTTTCCTTGGGAGGAGGTCAAAGAACTATATATAGCTCTTCTGGCCCCcaaatttatcattgttttaaagcaatcattatatatataaaacattaagttgttatatgtaaattatttctttGTATATACAACGAAAATATGCCTGACATTAGGCTCttttaatattacaaatatttaagcGATCCTCcccttaaagttgtatttctggtaattttcactgtaacgatacattgcttaaacatttgatatttgaacatgcacatgtaacttattgattaagctccccaaaagaatatgtcggcctataagagcgccgaaatctagggatcatatattcctggttttgaaagctcacatgtgtttgtttacgttttccttctggctaatatgagcaaatcgtgctggtatatgtccacagagcgagtatttgaaacatctaattcacacattgccgtaattcaatattgtgtgtatcaaatattgtaaatattgtaatgtgcaagcattattttctttgtagatccagtctgctgaggtcgaccgcatgttttgtttatgaaaaaaattgttgacatttggtttaacaactctcgtgttacttcgagattgtcgcgacgatgttcggaagagttcggaatgattcggcatctttcgagtttatttttgacgtgtacacgttaaaaagattttttacttctataattaaaaatacttccagtgctgcaactttataaaaagtggtaaaagtagaaagtttaaacctcggaaaGACGGGGggaaatgtgtataacacttcaacagttttcactatgacaaaaagagcgaaagtgatagaccatacaactgtaatataacacagAATGTATTAAAATCAGCCTACCTATCTCCACAGTAATATGATTTGTCTATTGGACTAACCTTTACATCTGCTTGGACCCCCGAATGCTGAAAGATCACACAACAACAGCTTCCTTCTACTTCCTTCATTTTCATATCTGGAGTAACATTTTCTGAAAAGGGGAAAGAACATTTGAAGTTAAGGATCTATTCTAGTGAGGAGAAGACTCGTTTCAACATATCAAagagtttttgttattttttgtttttatgcataataacaaattatataacTGAGAAAAAGATCAAGGACACTGACCAAAACATTTATGCCGGTTTAAAAAGCAgcaattttgttttcttttgaattgTATGTGTTTTGGAAAAAAGTTTGTCATTAGAAATTTGTACTGTGAAGCCTTGAATCTCTCAAAAATAGGGAATGGAGGTAAAATATACATCATAGAGCAAACAAAACGAATTTACTGTGTGATTTTATTATCTTTAAGAAAACACAGTTTTTTTCCTTCAGTGATGCGATTAGGATTTATCGCACTaccaattttgaaaacattgcTTTAGTTTATCGTGAGTATGAAATCACAATTTGCGTTAAATATAGCTGTCTGCGATTCACGCAAGCTCAAAATCAAGCTCGTCACCTTTTTATTCCATTTCATATTAGTATAAactcatatttaaaaaatgtttattagaAAAGTTTGTCATAGGAACAGTTTGACTTATGTATGATTTACGTTTTTATTTAGACAATGTAGTcatgtttttttataatgaacAGTTCGATAATTGTTTTTGTTCGCATTGTCACACCAGTGCCCATACCGAAAATTTAAACAGTTTTCTCATCAACATGGGGTAAAAAGCAAAACTAATAAGCCTGGGCTGGAATCacgccatcttgtttttttacTGTTGTTTTAGCATTATCTAAAAAAACAGGCATGGCGAATATGAATTATTGCAATAATCATAATTAGCGATTGGCTTTTAAGAGTGAATGCTGCCCAAAATTAATAAAGACACACACaaaaatgaagaagaaaaaCCCGAAACCATTTCTAAAATCAAACTCGGTAAATAATTTCTGCTTCAGTAAACACACCTGTGATGTCATCATAGTGAGTATGAGGGACATTGTCCTTTCTAACCATGTAACCAAGGTCGTGTATGATGTCGCCGTCAGTTATCACTGTAAACACTAACTGGTCTGTCTGCAGAATCTCAGGAGTAATGTCTTTCCGTCCCTTCCTATTCTCCAATTCATTGTACTTGTCGACGATGTCGTTGGCTAGAGTGCAGTTATATCGTAATAACGGAAAGTAATCCAAACGACATTTAACTTCATAAACTCGAAGGAGGTTTTCtggaaataaacattaattaaatgCATAATTATTATACATTATGGAAAACTTCAGTAAACCTCGTAGTGCATTGTAGTAATTCTAATTTACCATAATTTGTATGTATTCCGTAGTAGTTCATTGAATACATAGAAATCAATTTTTCCTCGAAAAAACCAAATAGGACGTGTTGCTGGAGAATAATTTGGTAGTCTTATCCATAACGAAAAACCCTCTATATCATTACTTTCAAGTGATCCCCGATTACCGTTATCTGCGACGTTCAGTCATAGacaaatataaaaagaatgAGCTGTTGTACGAATAGTTAGGAGATATCTCCGCTGCTTTAAGCATATTGTACATTCAATTATGTTTCTAATTAACAACACCTTATCAATGTCCATGGAGCGGGCTAATTTTTCCATATGTTGTTTCAATATCTTTGAATGTAAGTAATATTTCCATGTAAATGTGTCTTTACTTAAAAACAAATTCttagatatttatttaatatttaatcttaaattagataatttatttaaactaaaatgtattcaaatcagatgtataaaaaatgataatatctGGAAGacgttgatattacttctttgacccataTCAATACTGTAAAAGATAGGTACTATATCGGAACAGACTTTAATTGGTGTGTCATTGTTCTCCAATGTTTCGGAGAATCTCCAGTGTTTCAGAGAATCTCCAATGTTTCGTTTCGGAGAACACACCGTACTCAAAACCATTTCTGGCTGATTGAGTGATCAATGTGGCATAACACAAGATAAATACCGTGTTCATAACCTGACTGACCCTGCTATGTACAATGCACATATTGCTGTCACCCAGGATGTTTACGTGTATATGAATAACTAATGAAGTAACATTGACATATCAAATAACGTGGATCATTCGAATTAATGACAGCAGGCATTCGAATTATGTTAATGGTATCCGTAATATGATACGGTTATGTCGTAATACTTCAGTAGTATTGGTTTGGTCACGTAATGATTAACAAAGGatagtttttaattttacacCATAGATATTAGCAAAACATTTCAGAATTGATTACCATATACAACTctgtttattttaattgtttcgTTTGACTGTGTCATACTTTCAACCGTGTGTTTGCACACttatttattacattaacaataacatgatttaaaaaaatgttctatTTACTATATTCTGAAAGTCCCTTTCTGTTGAATTTATGTTTGCAATTAACCACAAAGTTTGGTACGTAAAGGGAGGGTTTCGAATTTATCAATGCATCATTTTctgcaacagttactgtaagtGTTTAATGTATGGTAAATGATGTTTCAATTACGTTCCATTCATCTCTTTCAAAACTGCGGTGTCAAATTGCTTGTTTAGCGTTAACGTTTCATATCAATTACGCACTCTTGGCCTCCACAGGATTGACGATATTCTGAGAACAGCTTGCCTCGTTAGCTACCCCATCCATATATCTTCGTAGCTTGCCTCTGGTGAGCCTGTCATTTCCTAAAACAATATTAGAGACGTTTCATAGCCTTAAAGTGCTGAGTCTAGATCTTCATGCACTCCCATTCCAACATCTAAACGAATCAATGTTTTCCTCGAACACTTATGACTCATGAATTCCGAAATACCCAGGCATCATTGTATAATAATAGGATGAACTAATTATGACGATTGGTTAAAATGGAGATTTAGTTTTACCAAGGATGAAAAATTACTAAAtatgttgaaaacaaaatgataccATTAAAAGACTCTTTCATAATGTGGATATGAAGGGATATTCTACCAAATGCTTTACATCATTTTATGATGCCGCAGAAggaagaatatccctatcctttatatccacacAAAAAAGATTACTTTTTCTCATACTTCGacgttttatttcaattttacatttatgaTATCCCGCTATTTTGAAATCTGCTGCGAGTGTACATGCAAATCAATTCTCTATATATGAAAATTGGATGATGTTTTAAACGTAAAACCCATTGTATGTCTCCTTCACAATAAAACCAGAAAGTGAAGCTCAAATTTTACCGAGTGATTTTGTTACCTCAGTTACGTCAGGaaattatatttccattctacttctAGTCTCCGGTTTACTCTATGTAAACCAGATGGGTATATATCGCTATGAACGCCCATCTGGTCAATCATGTGAACTGGAAATCAACATGTGGTCAGTCCATGAAGCTAAGTTGCGGTCGACAAttccatttcacatttttacagtattattagtcCTGACGACATTTCTTCATCGCACCAtcgtttatattttattaaaatgatataagGTAGGCTTTGTGGTAAATGAACTATTCATAGCACTTACTTAGAAAATACATTGGCGAAAGACAGTTCCATTTCTCCACATCTAAAGGTAATTTGGAATCTGAAATGTAGCAATGACGATTATAATACTAATCATAAGATAGAATGCCATGCTACTTTAATCATGAACTACTGAGTCGTCTTCTGGGCTATTTATCAATTACATTTATAGGCTGTGGGTAAGTTGACGAATACTTATGACGATAAAATAGATGTGGCAAATCGCATGGTTTTGACTCGTACACATAAATTAAGCAGTGTATTTTCGACTTTATACAAATTTTCCATATGATGCTCACCGTGATAAGGGGTCTTTGTCTTCTTTGTGGTTACAACTGCTGTATCATGACCATTACAACCAACTGCTCTATCTCCTACAAGATATAGCTATACTTTTTCCTTAAACAACATATTTCATCAGAAAATCCATTACTGTGCAAACTtccaaaattttgaaaagaaaacaaaattaagatgaatatgttttttcatcaatACTTCTCGTTATATGGCTACATCAACTCAACCAAGTCTTTACTGATTTTAAACCCCCAAAATGCCGTTTCTGACACCGGCGATGAAACCAAGGAGGTAAATGTCACTAATATAAGTGTTTGTCTGTCCTTCTGCCATTGGGGGATAACTGGTGTGATATGTTGAAACTTCATACGGTGGTAGCTTATAAGgtaattgtattgtatttggGGTAAAAAGATCAAGTACGAAAGGTCACTTTTATTAACTAGAAAACTGTCACGTCAGAAAAGGCCCTGCTCAATGTGCCTTACGATTCGAAAATGACAGTATAGTACAAGAGAACCTAGAGGGAATGacctatgtctgacaatggaaagagggactttatatatcaaaatccaatGGCTGCCTGTTTGCAATCTTGTAGATGGATCGCTCCAAAAATGtcatatgcacaactagggtcataGGGAAAACCTACCTATGAACTTTGAGACGggtcccttcagtactttctgagaaatagaggtaaaagaATTCAAcaaccaaaatccaagatgtctgACTGTCAGCCATCATGTTGACTgattggttccaaaatgcaatatgcacaacaaaaGCACTAGGGAAagcttacatatgaaatttgagacagatcccttagTTACTTtatgaaaaatagcggtaacaatttTCTGCTATAAATAAATCCAAactggctacctgtcggccattttgttgactgatcagatacaaaatgcaatatgcataactagggtcgGTCGTAAGGGagcctgcatatgaaatttgagacagatactttcagtactttatgagaaatagcagtaaaaacttcaactatcaattATCTCTATTTAAACATGTAAgtaatgaaaatgtgaaaaaaaaaaatccgggaAACATCGCTCGACAACTCTAAAACaccatacatgtttgttttaaaacaagaaaaatatttgctgaatgggatatttttgacagatatgtgaCTTAAACTATCTAAAGTGTGTTTGAACTTTCCTtcaatgaattcaaacattttatcatgtccaaacatttaaaaatcaaacCATACTAAGGAGGTGTTTCTTTTTAGGTTATaaaacctgctgaaacacacGGCTGGACCGGACATGCTTCAAAGTtctctatttataaatatatgcactgctgataAGTAAACACATCATGAAGTTAAAACTTAAGGCATCTATTGTAAAATGGAAAGAGAAAAATACATGTTagaatattttacaattatcttcaaaacgTGTCCTAATTTGGGTAGTGTCACGGTACGTTGAAACAAATATATGAAGAGCTCGATAATATTACTTACGTTTCCTAGAGACGGTGTTTTGTCTACCTCCATTTGGATTAGCCATGAGTTTAGGTTAATCCGTTATTTGTAGCATGAACGTCTACTGGACTAAATCATCAATGAATCGTCAATTAAAATTTCTGAAATGCATAAGgattataaaaaatacaaaacagtgTATAGAATCATTTTTACTTTTTGCGTTGCCTAAGTTTTCGATGAAGGCGATTTCGGTATTTTCACAATGCGTACAAAACAAAGAATGTTTAATGCGACTCCCAAAAGTCTTCTGTAATTCGCATCCATGTTCAAGTAAAATTGGAAACGtcttatatactgtatattcatTGATGCGAATTACAGCTGAATTTCGGGAGTACAAAGAGAGCATACAGGTTAGgttgtaaataaaatgtatctATCCCGAACGATTGACCCTTTCCCCGACCTAATGAGATCAACATGAAATGAATTGAAGCAGTCTTATCTAGAGTAACCCTTGACAGATTATTTCAGACTTGTTTAGATCAAAATAAACTTGACAAACTAGTGTGAAAGTGTTAATCCTTTagatgaaaataatattaatacttaattttgtaattttaatgtataacaGCGACATTTTAAGATTGAATCCCAGTCATTATGAAGACTTTCAATTATCAGCTTGTCACACGAGTAATAATAATGATGTGTGGGTGTATTCACGCGTATCAAATATACTGCAAACAGTTGACAATATTTATTGAACAAAATAAACGGAGTCAGTAAACCCTGAAATAATAAACAACACCTGAGAATATATAGGGACACATAAATGTATCGActactatatcttatatattcaTACTCTAAggttcaaaatatatacatgtatctatttagtatatatttatagtaaattctattttaatttcatggtTACATGTAGTCACAAAgtacatttattttacaatcactttaccatatacatataccaaatCTAATTAACCACGTGCTGGTCATTTGTTAAATTGttccacatacatatacacgttCTAAAAGTCACGGGCATGTTATCTATGAAGTTATAattatagaaaactgaagtaaacatactcacgaatcaagatgagctttggCTATGATATTCGTCACCAAAAAGTCCGTAATGGCCTCAAGTCATACACAGATGAGACCACTTGTTGCAGATACGTTATTTCATTTAGGTTGCTAACAAATTTCTATTTGCAGTATGTTTCGAAATATCAGGTATGTTATGGGATATGGGCTCTAAGCCTAATAACAATGCATAACATCCATGATTTAAAATGTCTGTTTCCCATCTTTTGACTTCTATTGTACATATACCCAGCCCAGTTTTagaatacaaatacatgtattgatcaTACACTGATAGCTTCGTGGCTTCCACTAAATCAATATaagtattaaataatatatccCGAACTTCCAGGTATACTCAAATACAAAAGGTAAACTAAAACTAATAATATCGGTTTTATCCACCTATTTAATCATCACTCAGGTAACACATGGTGTGTGCTCTGTTTCATAATTGGGATATAGTTTACATTTGTTTGGTATGGTATAATAAAGCTACGTCATATTGACAGCTGGTGTCATTTGAAGAAGGCCTTCTGTGTTTGCGATGTAAAGCATGTAGTGACTTTATccgtatattattttttttataaactgtAGCAATTGAAATAGTATGTCTTGAACGCAATTAGTGATTGCCAGAAATTGACCAAACGATAAAGCTTGCTCTTGAAATGATAGTCTTTTCAGTTCTTTACTACCATTTAATATtataagttttataaaatgGGATAATCATTGCAATGATTTTCAAAAAGTAGAGAGACATCGTTAATCCTTCATTTCATATTGTCAGATGGAGGGGCTATGGAGTATGCTGAATAACGTCTGGACACGTCTAAAATGCTtgattaccatggtaacaatatGGGAAAATCTGATTTGGTTGaaagatatgtttaaataaaagtgaaaattaGTACATACAAGCTATAGGGTGTGCTTAATAAGTTTAGAAATACTTTGTTGCCTTGGTAATAAAATAAGGatcactgattggtcaaaattaagattgtaTCTGGCGTAAAAACGATACCGTATTCTCATAGGGATCGcggtggcagagtggttaagatgcctCGACTTATTACCACaggccttccacctctgggtcgcgagttcgaatcccatgtggggcagttgccaggtactgaccgctggcggTAGTTTTcctccaggtactccggctttcc
This genomic window contains:
- the LOC138317855 gene encoding uncharacterized protein isoform X4, yielding MYFLRNDRLTRGKLRRYMDGVANEASCSQNIVNPVEAKKNLLRVYEVKCRLDYFPLLRYNCTLANDIVDKYNELENRKGRKDITPEILQTDQLVFTVITDGDIIHDLGYMVRKDNVPHTHYDDITENVTPDMKMKEVEGSCCCVIFQHSGVQADVKAKNIIRASAKPPHPQQPKKDVREIECEMTEKGLRKCLTDFLSGPLFSYAENMVRHIHELARSRTRYGKESIQQIEQAALALLNRSSNNGLASANAGKIPDEVSSALIKLCTQGVLAFGLFSTGLVVFVDENTTREQVEKVTNACRSLQHEPKIVYACKYFLKPTSGTQGDKLINETTNMAGTLGMVTRARIKSKSAPGLSCEKGTVKKGCYRKQEEKTEVCVGLTSGHYFKEGHYATCYFSQTHNEPKRFGQCIASLQLPTDIAVIKVEKEEHCSLNFYDEEGKLCNCVPMRRDMQINDLVYKRGAMTKLTKGYIHSPDFYFRDTDSETTPLCDMTNGYLIQGKDGNLFADKKDSGSVVFCPDPEDYEKETVQIISIQSSNFDEEKIRKLDADGIPLNISLSVRADKCFEKLRVDDIEIILPTKNDME